The nucleotide window aaaataacaCGTTTATACACGTTGTTAATTCATTTACGACTGGCTATATGTATATGACCGGCATTTCTAATTTCGTTCTAAGAGTCAAAACTTTACTACTTCCTATTGCATAATTATCATTGATGGTGTCCCTCCTCAGTCCAAGTCCCATTGCTAGAGTGTCAAATATGAGCCCAGAACAAAGAGTGACTGTTCAAGCCTTCCATTTTCACGGCCATTTGATTGTGTACTGCTGTGATTCTAAGGTTATGTTTGTGGCtaataaagtacaaaatattgGAATCATGTTgatgttcttgttgtttttttcaattgtatGTTGGCCACTGTGTAAAGAAAATTTACCCCATCCATTGAGACCACAACTTACATGTTAAGTCAGTTAAACTAACAAGAAGATATATCATAGACTATAgggatgaatgaatgcatgaatgagtgagtgactgaatggatggatggatggatgactTTGATTGAACCTAGATAGCCCTGTTAGCCTTCCCAGAggtccagtgtgtgtgtgtgtcactggaACACGCTAGATATTGTAattacagaaataaacaaaaccacagcatgtccaggactaaagatacaaaaaccataAGTTCTGCtagagttctgctgcagtaacaatgtgaccttgacctttgtgtccacaacacctaccaacagaccaaatatcgcaatctatccagaggttcttaagatacgcatgcacacagacaaacaggcccaaaactatacctcccaATCTCATGGAGGCAATAAACAAATACCTTAAACAAATACGAAAAGATGTAAAGTTCTCACatcaaaaagagtagaggtTCTTCAcagtgtgagtggatgaaaTCAATATGttcagatatgcagcttgcactgttcagtacaaacccggTGTGTtaactgggtatgcaatacaaactaaGTTTTGACATTCATCAAACCTTTAGTTAGGATGTGGACAACAAATCCACAATGTCACCTATACTATATGAATTAGATGAAACGTGTGAAAAACAGTTTTTCTGGATTTTTGGATGAAGATAAATTTTCTTCTCTCTTGTATATCTTAAAAGTAAAAAGAACCATTTCAAgctgtgtttgttttgtcagattagTTAAGATCTCAGGAAACCGAGTCCTGTGAAGATTGTAAGTCCTGTACATTAAGTAATGGAGTGGGCGGGGTGGTGGGAAATGACTTCCCCTCCCTTGTGAAGTTGGTAAGTCCTGTAGTAATGGAGTGGGCGGGGTGGTGGGAAATGACTTCCCCTCCCTTGTGAAGTTGGTAAGTCCTGTAGTAATGGGATGGGCGGGGTGGTGGGAAATGACTTCCCCTCCCTTGTGAAGTTGGTAAGTCCTGTAGTAATGGGATGGGCGGGGTGGTGGGAAATGACTTCCCCTCCCTTGTGAAGTTGGTAAGTCCTGTAGTAATGGGGTGGGCGGGGTGGTGGGAAATGACTTTCCCTCCCTAGGCTTGTGAAGTTGGTAAGTCCTGTAGTAATGGAGTGGGCGGGGTGGTGGGAAATGACTTCCCCTCCCTTGTGAAGTTGGTAAGTCCTGTAGTAATGGAGTGGGCGGGTGGTGGGAAATGACTTCCCCTCCCTTGTGAAGTTGGTAAGTCCTGTAGTAATGGAGTGGGCGGGGTGGTGGGAAATGACTTCCCCTCCCTTGTGAAGTTTGTAAGTCCTGTAGTAATGGGGTGGGCGGGGTGGTGGGAAATGACATCCCCTCCCTTGTGAAGTTGGTAAGTCCTGTAGTAATGGGGTGGGCGGGGTGGTGGGAAATGACATCCCCTCCCTTGTGAAGTTGGTAAGTCCTGTAGTAATGGAGTGGGCGGGGTGGTGGGAAATGACATCCCCTCCCTTGTGAAGTTGGTAAGTCCTGTAGTAATGGGGTGGGCGGGGTGGTGGGAAATGACTTCCCCTCCCTTGTGAAGTTGGTAAGTCCTGTAGTAATGGAGTGGGCGGGGTGGTGGGAAATGACTTCCCCTCCCTTGTGAAGTTGGTAAGTCCTGTAGTAATGGGGTGGGCGGGGTGGTGGGAAATGACATCCCCTCCCTTGTGAAGTTGGTAAGTCCTGTAGTAATGGGGTGGGCGGGGTGGTGGGAAATGACATCCCCTCCCTTGTGAAGTTGGTAAGTCCTGTAGTAATGGGGTGGGCGGGGTGGTGGGAAATGACATCCCCTCCCTTGTGAAGTTTGTAAGTCCTGTAGTAATGGGGTGGGCGGGGTGGTGGGAAATGACATCCCCTCCCTTGTGAAGTTGGTAAGTCCTGTAGTAATGGGGTGGGCGGGGTGGTGGGAAATGACATCCCCTCCCTTGTGAAGTTGGTAAGTCCTGTAGTAATGGAGTGGGCGGGGTGGTGGGAAATGACTTCCCCTCCCTTGTGAAGTTGGTAAGTCCTGTAGTAATGGAGTGGGCGGGGTGGTGGGAAATGACATCCCCTCCCTTGTGAAGTTGGTAAGTCCTGTAGTAATGGGGTGGGCGGGGTGGTGGGAAATGACATCCCCTCCCTTGTGAAGTTGGTAAGTCCTGTAGTAATGGGGTGGGCGGGGTGGTGGGAAATGACATCCCCTCCCTTGTGAAGTTGGTAAGTCCTGTAGTAATGGAGTGGGCGGGGTGGTGGGAAATGACTTCCCCTCCCTTGTGAAGTTGGTAAGTCCTGTAGTAATGGGGTGGGCGGGGTGGTGGGAAATGACATCCCCTCCCTTGTGAAGTTTGTAAGTCCTGTAGTAATGGGGTGGGCGGGGTGGTGGGAAATGACTTCCCCTCCCAGTCAATTAAGATGCCATTAACAAGTCATCCCTTTTCAAGCTACATTGTAGATAACATCAACCACTGTTACAATTGTCCTTTCAATGCAGGATATTGCGAACATTGCAAAACACAACCACCAATAAATGGAGACTTAACATTGAAGTTACAGTGATAACTTCCCAATTGAAAGAAGATATTTTGCTCATTTCTGTTGTCAGTCTATTAAAATGTATGATCTGCAATGAACGTTTGTCCAGGTGACATCTGGTGTTCCTAGGCTTCCAAGATAGCCTGAGCATCATCCTGTTTCAATTCCAGGGTGAAGGTAGagtctggaactgaaacaggatgacactcaggctacttcCAAGTCAGTTTAAGATGCTTGCAATTGACCTGAATCCTGTTTGCTTCTTGGGCAGTCTCACTGACCTCTAACAAGCCCATGCAAGCCTGAAATAACCTCCTACAACAAGGTTTTAGAAGGAATTTGTCTATACCTATGTATATACTAATACCTTTTAAAGTATGATGTCAGTTTCTATGATGAGGGtattttttcaatctttttagGAAACATGAAGATTAAAACTTGCTATTTAAGCTACATCCTAtaacaaacagaaaagaaaacatttgatgTTGACTGCTGTTATCTTTTAATCCAGAGGCAGAGAGCAAGTTGTAAAAGatatttgaaagtttttttctaaaattgacaaagaaaaaacCCATGTgtagccttgtttttttttccctgttacatgtacatttctatgTGTTACAGCCACAACAAAGAGTGGAGAACttaaaactagtaaaagtcaGTTTATAGGTGTCGCCACATAGCCTGTCACTAAATGAAGATTTTGTGTACTTAAGGAAGACAAAGCAAAACTGTCATATTCATGAATTTGATAACATCAGGGTGTACAACAGGACTTAAATGCGgtaaatgtatttgttgtatgtctttgttgtatgtgttgagtagGCTTCATATAAGCAATCACTTCCTGCCTAATACTTtataaacatatacgaatagaataaaataaatgtggtaaaaaaatcattacaaaatcaTTTTGGCAGGGATTCTATAAAACACTACAAAGCAAATTATTTTTTAGCCGCATGGAATTGAAAAGTTTTATGTAAAATGTTGTAAATACTCATCTAATTACTTGGAATTAGAATTCAAagttttcctttatttttgtGAGTTGCTCTTGTTAGCTTTATGTAAGATATACTCGTACAGTCATGCAGAGAATACATTAGATTTTTTAGCACaattaggccacactaatttaatttcttggttaacagatttttggggtaaaatagaaggctggggtgaaaacttgcacctgaccctgttcactccttgaaactgtgtgcaccaaagtacaaactttcctccgagattctgttttcatgttgattttccaatctagcttttttttaaaattctgttaaccaagaaattagattggtgtggccttaaatgtTCAAATCACTTTGCTTCATCACTCACTGCCTTCCCCTCTGCATGCTGTATTAAGTAATTCACCACAGCTACATTATTGGCATGTTTAGCCAAGCTGAGAGGAGTGAGTCCTGTCACAGGTGTTTGTACATTAATGTCTGCTCCTGCCTTCACCAGCGTCTGTACCTCCTCCAGACAGCCTCGCTCTGCAGCCACGTGCAGCGCGGTGAAACCCTGCTTATCGCTCGCGTTCAGGTCAGCGCCGCTGTCCACCAAGGCTGCAAACACCAGGTCAGTTACGTTACGGTCTTTCGTCGCTATCGGAGTCTTCCTGGTCGCGTGGCTGGGATTCGGCGGCATCCCTGTGAAGACGTAGTGAAGAGGACGCTCTCCCGCCTCATTGGTTGAGTTGACGTTGGCGCCTAGTTGTAGCAAACATCTCACCAGGTCTTCGCTCCTCATGATGACTGCGAGAATGAGCGGGGTAACGTTTCCGACGGCCGCGTCGGGTACCCACGTGCTGCCGTACGGCACCTTCTTCACGACATTTCCGCTCATGTCGATGTTAGCGCCGGCTCGGATTAGAGCACACGCTATCTCCGAGGACCTACACACCTTACATGCCTGTAAGAGATAGGTAGTGCTGCACGTATCACGCCCCTGGCTTTTATCAATGGTGATCACAGTGTACGGTTTGTTCAGGTTGAGGTTCTGTGCAGTACACAGAATGGTGTGAACCTTTTTCAGGTCGTCGTTGCAAATGGCGTCCCAGAGTTGCTGTTCTTGGCTGCGTGTACCGCTCTTCTGTGAACTTGACGCTGTTCCTCTCAAGAAAGACGACTGCGTGGAAGATCTTGTCTTAGTTGTCGTTGGCTCCAGTCTTTTTGCCTGTTCATTTGACATTATGATCAACCTTCTATCTGTAGCCATGAAGTAACCTGTCTACTCCCAAAGTGTTTTTGCGTGTCCCTTTTTGTTGGGGATTACCTGCTATGGAGAGCCAAATCTGAGTTCAAAACATTTCTGTCTTCTGACGAAATATTAGCATACAAGAATGTAAGTTGACATAGTGAAGGTATTAATGGGGGAGTTTGTATTCAAATCAGTAAAATGATCATTGATCTACATGACTTGTTCAGCGTCAATTAACATACTATACTGTATGTGTCTTAATAAGAAAAGACAATGTATTCACGACTTGATAAAGGTAATTAGAATAATacaacaaaatatcaaatacaGCATCAGTGATCTGCCAAACCCCTCTGCGTCCTCCTGATGACACCACTTTTCAGTCCAGAATTTGGCCCCAAAATACAGGAGAACAAGAGAGCGTCTGCCAGGCATGAAAAAGTCAATATTTCCACCTGATGTACAGTCTTCTAAGAGGCACTAGGCATGACCGTCTTAGTCACACAGCAACAAAGGAAAAACCAACACTGAAACATTTAATAGAGAAGACAGTTTGAACAGAGTAATTGTATCTCACTGCTTAATCATGTAACACAGACCTGAACATTAGTAGACTTGACAGCTTTTTTGTCTAAATCCAATCAGAAGGTCATCATGGTTGACATCCAGTGGAAAATTCTATCTTCACTTTTGACTGAATGTCACTGTAATTTGGCTGTGCTTTTCGTTTGCCTGTAGTAACAGTTATATCACAAGGTGATATTCCATGTGCTCTTGCTCCCAGCCCAAAGCATGTTTTAGACCTTTGACAAATGTTGTGAACATTGTGAAATGCATCTTGTACTGATGACATGCATGTTCTGTGAATATTGTGGTCTGACTGCGTTTTTCTTTTACCCCCAGGGTTATCCAAAGCTGATACTGTACACTCGACCATGTGGGACCTGTCCATGTTCCTGTGTACCCTCCATATTCCTGGAGAACCCGTCAGCTATCCTGTTTATTAATTACCTCATTGtccattattctccaagcagaggttttgactGGGGGGCTTCCTTACTGCCATAAGAAATCGTGGCCACTACTAGCCCTcaaccaaaacctctgcttggagaatacttgtCCATACTCCTGGAGGACCTGTCCCTGT belongs to Branchiostoma lanceolatum isolate klBraLanc5 chromosome 15, klBraLanc5.hap2, whole genome shotgun sequence and includes:
- the LOC136420639 gene encoding ankyrin repeat domain-containing protein 61-like: MATDRRLIIMSNEQAKRLEPTTTKTRSSTQSSFLRGTASSSQKSGTRSQEQQLWDAICNDDLKKVHTILCTAQNLNLNKPYTVITIDKSQGRDTCSTTYLLQACKVCRSSEIACALIRAGANIDMSGNVVKKVPYGSTWVPDAAVGNVTPLILAVIMRSEDLVRCLLQLGANVNSTNEAGERPLHYVFTGMPPNPSHATRKTPIATKDRNVTDLVFAALVDSGADLNASDKQGFTALHVAAERGCLEEVQTLVKAGADINVQTPVTGLTPLSLAKHANNVAVVNYLIQHAEGKAVSDEAK